A window of Dehalococcoidia bacterium contains these coding sequences:
- a CDS encoding M48 family metallopeptidase, translated as MWEQIRDNQVRSVILVTAMGIMLLLLGSFLGQTLLGDWSFGLILALLIWIVMTLVGYFQGDSILLSLTKARKIGPDDMPRIYNVVEEMKIASGLEKMPDIYIVDDPAMNAFATGRDKNHATLAVTSGLLQKLTRDELQGVVGHEMAHIRNRDVLLMAMCSVLLGTIVIIAWYGSRVLFFTGGTRRSSSGGGGAQIIILLAAIAFMILAPIMAQFIYLAISRKREYLADASSALYTRYPEGLASALEKIALSTEQLKSVNSATAPMFIINPFRKRGRVAEDLSSTHPPISERIRILRAMAGNVSLAGYEAAYNQAHKGGGSIIPNSSLVSGDVTAQRDEVGAAVTPAEKERAREASDVLWKLHKYRELTCNCGLKFKIPPDFHGNSFTCPRCDTTHRL; from the coding sequence ATGTGGGAACAGATCAGGGATAACCAGGTAAGGTCGGTTATTCTCGTTACAGCAATGGGCATCATGTTGCTGCTGCTGGGCAGCTTCCTGGGGCAGACTCTGCTCGGCGATTGGTCCTTCGGTCTCATTCTCGCCCTCCTGATCTGGATTGTTATGACGCTGGTGGGCTATTTCCAGGGGGACAGCATACTGCTTTCTTTAACCAAGGCCAGGAAAATCGGTCCCGATGACATGCCGCGCATTTATAACGTGGTGGAGGAGATGAAGATAGCCTCCGGCCTGGAGAAGATGCCCGATATCTATATTGTCGATGATCCGGCGATGAATGCCTTCGCCACCGGGAGGGATAAAAACCATGCTACGCTGGCCGTGACCTCCGGCCTGCTGCAAAAGCTGACCCGTGATGAGTTGCAGGGAGTCGTCGGCCATGAGATGGCCCATATCAGGAACCGGGACGTCCTGCTGATGGCGATGTGCAGCGTATTGCTGGGCACCATCGTCATAATTGCATGGTACGGCTCACGCGTGCTATTTTTCACGGGAGGCACCAGGCGGAGCTCTTCCGGCGGGGGAGGCGCGCAGATAATAATCCTGCTGGCAGCCATCGCCTTTATGATTCTGGCCCCGATCATGGCGCAGTTTATCTACCTGGCAATCTCTCGTAAAAGGGAATACCTGGCTGACGCGTCGTCAGCACTGTATACCAGGTATCCGGAAGGACTGGCCTCGGCACTGGAGAAGATCGCCCTTTCAACAGAGCAGCTTAAATCCGTTAATAGTGCCACTGCCCCCATGTTCATAATCAATCCTTTTCGGAAGAGAGGACGGGTGGCGGAAGATCTCTCAAGCACACATCCTCCCATCTCCGAGAGGATACGCATACTGCGTGCCATGGCCGGCAATGTATCACTGGCCGGTTACGAAGCCGCTTACAACCAGGCGCACAAAGGCGGAGGAAGTATCATCCCGAATTCGTCGCTGGTCTCAGGCGATGTTACAGCCCAACGCGACGAGGTCGGCGCAGCCGTTACTCCAGCAGAAAAAGAGAGGGCGCGCGAGGCCTCGGACGTATTATGGAAACTGCATAAATATCGCGAGCTCACCTGTAACTGCGGCTTGAAATTCAAGATACCACCCGATTTTCACGGCAACAGCTTCACCTGCCCCCGCTGTGACACCACGCATAGACTGTAG
- a CDS encoding LemA family protein: MLIAIFVIIAVAIIIVLVIAGIYNGLVGARNQVKNAWAQIDVQLKRRHDLIPNLTETVKGYMQHERGTLEAVTNARNMAIKAVDSGVAAQARAEGVLSQALGRLFAVAENYPDLKASQNFLALQEELTSTENKISFSRQFYNDSVMQYNNKIEMFPSNIIASMGNFKASESFEVTDAVEREAPKVSFS, from the coding sequence ATGCTGATTGCTATCTTCGTAATAATCGCCGTTGCCATTATCATAGTCCTGGTAATCGCAGGTATTTACAACGGGCTGGTGGGCGCGCGGAACCAGGTTAAAAACGCCTGGGCGCAGATCGATGTACAGCTCAAAAGGCGGCATGATCTCATACCCAACCTGACCGAGACGGTAAAGGGCTATATGCAGCACGAAAGAGGCACGCTTGAGGCAGTGACCAATGCCAGGAACATGGCCATCAAGGCAGTGGACAGCGGCGTGGCCGCGCAGGCCAGGGCGGAAGGCGTGCTGAGCCAGGCTCTGGGCAGGCTGTTTGCCGTGGCCGAGAATTATCCCGACCTCAAAGCCAGCCAGAATTTCCTGGCCCTGCAGGAGGAGCTGACCTCCACTGAGAACAAGATCAGCTTCTCGCGGCAGTTCTACAACGACTCCGTGATGCAATATAACAACAAGATAGAGATGTTCCCCTCCAATATCATAGCTTCCATGGGAAACTTCAAAGCAAGCGAGTCCTTTGAAGTCACCGATGCGGTCGAACGCGAGGCTCCCAAAGTAAGCTTCAGTTAA
- a CDS encoding zf-TFIIB domain-containing protein: MKCPVCKITTTAVEFDKIELDYCAACRGIWFDRGELELLLDTLTRETARDLVDSLMQRPALNASEKSRRCPICRRTMRKIDIGSGREILIDVCNYGHGLWFDGGESGALIEQLKIDQPDTADPLYMALFYIRDTLQGKS, translated from the coding sequence GTGAAATGCCCGGTATGTAAGATAACCACGACTGCGGTCGAGTTCGATAAAATCGAGCTCGATTACTGTGCGGCCTGCCGCGGCATATGGTTCGATAGAGGTGAACTGGAGCTGTTGCTGGATACGCTGACCAGGGAAACTGCGCGGGACCTGGTAGACAGCCTGATGCAGAGGCCTGCGCTGAATGCATCGGAAAAAAGCAGGAGATGCCCTATCTGCCGGAGAACGATGAGAAAGATCGATATCGGATCAGGCCGGGAGATACTCATAGATGTATGTAATTACGGCCACGGGCTGTGGTTCGACGGCGGGGAATCGGGCGCCCTGATCGAGCAATTGAAAATTGATCAACCTGATACGGCGGATCCGCTGTATATGGCTCTTTTCTATATCAGGGATACTCTTCAGGGCAAATCATAA
- a CDS encoding ribonuclease G, with protein sequence MTDMKVDAKGTAAPVATGRWNWGAFLMTWIWGLCNGTYIALLALLPVVNIVMAVILGIKGGRWAWKNRRWENVEQFTRVQGLWAAFGFGLLAGCVLVLAIVVVLLMVTFNNVFM encoded by the coding sequence ATGACAGATATGAAAGTCGATGCAAAGGGGACCGCAGCGCCGGTCGCAACCGGGAGGTGGAACTGGGGCGCCTTCCTCATGACCTGGATCTGGGGCCTGTGCAACGGCACTTACATCGCCCTGCTGGCATTGCTACCCGTAGTGAACATTGTTATGGCCGTCATCCTGGGCATTAAAGGCGGAAGGTGGGCCTGGAAGAACAGGCGGTGGGAGAATGTCGAGCAATTCACCAGGGTGCAGGGGCTGTGGGCGGCATTCGGATTCGGGCTGCTGGCGGGATGTGTGCTCGTACTGGCTATCGTAGTTGTCCTGCTCATGGTAACCTTCAATAACGTTTTCATGTAG
- a CDS encoding M81 family metallopeptidase codes for MLKHTAGPVCLAIFLLLTGCIQPAGTVETVLLQPGAPQKVIAVVDLEQETNAFSPVKTTLKDFQARDLYYGDAMIAPSLEQRDQVAGFLQAVEDFGKGNIRIVPIMEAKAASGGPVEKEVYAGFKNEIMSRLRDAGKLDGIYLSLHGSMEVEGLVDPEGDLLQAIRDEFGDQIPVGTSYDQHANMTEKKATLATFIVGYKTNPHRDFFNTGYTSGKILVQTVLGEVSPTMVVNKLRLLRGGGTMMDFLAPMDRIFGRMKQMEQSPNVLCVSNFLVHPFLDEPELGWSTVAVTNNNPELANRLADEIADLDWSVRGYKVTQKILSPSEAVRAARDSWLERLLGTTMFCDLSDTVGTGSPGENTWILKALAEEGPDLVSYVTVRDAEVVQQLRDTPLNQEVTVSVGGKLEKVYNRPYTFSGQLIFRGESRDGTKSSGRAVVIRNRGTHLIVTEEAPNTYFPSFFTSLGLDLMKADVVVAKNLFPFRIRFLQYNRKTFNVVSAGTTNIDVFQIDYTKITRPIYPLDEVDSWQWKKWENPPAK; via the coding sequence ATGCTTAAGCATACTGCCGGGCCGGTCTGCCTGGCGATCTTTTTATTGCTCACGGGATGTATCCAACCTGCAGGCACGGTAGAAACGGTGCTACTACAGCCGGGCGCGCCGCAGAAGGTTATTGCAGTGGTGGACCTGGAACAGGAGACCAACGCATTTTCGCCCGTCAAAACTACGCTTAAAGATTTTCAGGCGCGCGACCTTTATTACGGCGATGCCATGATAGCTCCCAGCCTGGAGCAGAGAGACCAGGTGGCGGGGTTCCTGCAGGCGGTCGAAGACTTTGGCAAAGGCAATATCAGAATTGTACCTATCATGGAAGCCAAGGCGGCGTCCGGCGGGCCCGTAGAAAAAGAGGTATATGCCGGCTTTAAAAACGAGATAATGTCGCGGCTGCGCGATGCTGGAAAGCTGGACGGCATCTATCTCTCTCTGCACGGCTCAATGGAGGTGGAGGGGCTGGTCGATCCCGAAGGCGATCTTCTGCAGGCCATCAGAGACGAGTTCGGCGATCAAATCCCCGTAGGTACCTCATATGACCAGCATGCCAATATGACAGAGAAAAAAGCCACGCTGGCCACGTTCATTGTGGGATACAAGACCAACCCGCACAGGGATTTCTTTAACACCGGATACACCAGCGGCAAAATCCTTGTGCAGACCGTTCTGGGGGAGGTAAGCCCCACCATGGTTGTGAACAAACTACGGCTGCTGCGAGGCGGCGGCACCATGATGGATTTCCTGGCCCCCATGGACCGCATCTTCGGCCGTATGAAGCAAATGGAGCAGTCTCCAAACGTGCTCTGCGTATCCAATTTCCTGGTTCACCCCTTCCTGGATGAGCCGGAACTGGGATGGAGCACGGTGGCGGTCACAAACAACAACCCGGAGCTGGCAAACAGGCTGGCGGATGAGATCGCCGACCTCGACTGGTCCGTACGCGGTTATAAAGTCACGCAGAAGATATTATCGCCATCTGAGGCGGTCAGGGCCGCGCGCGACAGCTGGCTGGAGCGGCTGCTGGGGACTACCATGTTCTGCGATCTTTCCGACACGGTGGGCACCGGAAGCCCGGGCGAGAATACCTGGATACTCAAAGCGCTGGCGGAAGAGGGCCCTGATCTGGTCTCCTATGTTACCGTACGGGACGCCGAAGTAGTGCAACAGCTCCGGGACACACCACTCAATCAAGAAGTCACGGTCTCGGTCGGGGGCAAGCTGGAAAAGGTGTACAACAGGCCTTACACATTTAGCGGACAGCTTATCTTCAGGGGAGAAAGCAGGGACGGCACCAAATCCAGCGGCAGGGCTGTCGTAATCAGGAACCGGGGCACGCACCTGATTGTAACCGAGGAGGCCCCCAATACTTACTTCCCCAGCTTCTTCACCAGCCTGGGCCTGGATTTGATGAAAGCGGACGTTGTCGTGGCCAAGAACCTTTTCCCCTTCCGCATCAGGTTCCTGCAATACAATCGCAAGACCTTCAACGTGGTCAGCGCCGGTACGACCAATATCGACGTTTTCCAGATCGACTATACAAAGATCACCCGTCCCATTTATCCGCTTGATGAAGTTGATTCCTGGCAGTGGAAGAAATGGGAAAATCCGCCGGCCAAATAA
- a CDS encoding uroporphyrinogen decarboxylase family protein: MNGKERFLTALSGGQPDRVPVWELAFNEESIIKIGRLFTDDVPPVKLVHQMTLEEKLRLLNLLYLVARRLELDALTSIHLYTREPIDEKHIKDAWGRVLYVDREGDGIPVEGPVAGPGDLKKLKIAHPQDTEFLMLMLSREKLGPDIAHVFHMTGPFRESWAMMGGMQKLLYFYVEDPSFVKDLARICTDYILEAIDRAIGLGADAIALVSDLAHNYATMMSPAHYEEYLYPYHKEINDFVHKRGLKVIKHSDGKLWRIMDRMAEAGFNGMHPIQPQCMDIAEAKARYGNRFCLLGNIDCEILLPFGTEEEVDEAVKKTIAVAAPGGGYIISSSNTIHPGCKGENYVALVRAARKYGNYPMPGTA; this comes from the coding sequence ATGAACGGTAAAGAACGTTTTCTAACGGCTCTATCGGGAGGTCAACCTGACAGGGTTCCCGTATGGGAACTGGCCTTCAATGAGGAGTCCATCATCAAGATCGGGCGGCTCTTTACCGACGACGTTCCTCCTGTGAAACTGGTGCACCAGATGACGCTGGAAGAGAAGCTAAGGCTGCTCAACCTGCTTTACCTGGTTGCCCGCAGGCTGGAGTTGGACGCGCTGACATCCATCCACCTGTACACGCGGGAGCCGATCGACGAGAAGCATATCAAAGACGCCTGGGGAAGGGTACTTTATGTGGACAGGGAGGGTGACGGTATACCCGTCGAAGGACCGGTAGCCGGCCCCGGAGACCTTAAAAAGCTGAAAATCGCCCACCCGCAGGACACCGAATTTCTCATGCTGATGCTGTCGCGGGAGAAGCTGGGACCGGATATCGCCCATGTTTTTCACATGACGGGGCCATTCCGCGAGAGCTGGGCGATGATGGGTGGTATGCAGAAGCTGTTGTATTTTTATGTTGAGGACCCTTCGTTCGTTAAGGACCTGGCGCGTATCTGCACGGATTATATTTTGGAGGCAATAGATCGCGCCATTGGTTTGGGGGCGGATGCCATAGCACTGGTGAGCGACCTGGCGCATAATTATGCCACCATGATGTCCCCCGCGCATTATGAGGAGTATCTCTATCCATACCATAAAGAGATCAATGATTTCGTGCACAAGCGCGGCCTGAAGGTGATCAAGCATTCGGACGGCAAGCTGTGGCGCATCATGGACAGGATGGCTGAAGCCGGCTTCAATGGCATGCACCCCATACAGCCGCAGTGCATGGATATAGCCGAGGCCAAAGCCCGCTACGGCAATCGCTTCTGCCTGCTGGGCAATATCGATTGCGAGATACTGTTGCCTTTCGGAACTGAAGAAGAGGTGGACGAGGCTGTGAAAAAGACTATTGCAGTCGCCGCGCCCGGCGGAGGTTACATCATCAGCTCATCCAACACCATCCATCCGGGCTGCAAGGGGGAGAACTACGTAGCCCTGGTCAGGGCGGCCCGTAAATACGGGAACTATCCTATGCCCGGTACGGCCTGA
- a CDS encoding GGDEF domain-containing protein: MRWPDLNRLDGYLPPELEKAYRQQYLKSDVKVAALSMLLLAIFLIGFAYNDYVLFGFTSTFYFLIALRGIYLIYFGILVSYLWRNQDAVKYDWNIFLWLMLSMILVIIINLSRPAGYSGNIPVDVILILVVYLAMPMRLLFRTLGALIFTLSDIFIFFILRHATSSVGEYAAIFSLVMANVIGIYASARLYSFRRSSFKASHEERIARNEIKKDAEIWQATFDSIRDLVSIQDSQYRLVRVNKAYREAFGQTPGVPIGSHCYEVVHGTSEPIATCPHRQVLQTGKSATTEIFEPRLGVYLEISCSPIIREDGTLEGTVHIAKDITARKRLEEKLTQMATMDNLTGLPNRALLNDRFDIALANARRKNESMAFMILDLDRFKNINDSFGHAVGDMLLVAVAGRLTALLRKGDTVARIGGDEFAVLLPEIKRAEDATQLAQKIIEAFHEPFSLDGRQLSVTTSIGIAGYPADGEDLETLAKNADTAMYQAKEKGRNIYKMYEGY, translated from the coding sequence ATGAGATGGCCTGATCTTAACCGCCTGGATGGCTATCTTCCTCCGGAGCTTGAAAAGGCATATCGCCAGCAATATCTCAAAAGCGATGTCAAGGTGGCCGCTTTATCCATGCTGCTACTGGCGATCTTTCTCATTGGCTTTGCCTACAACGACTATGTGCTCTTCGGATTTACTTCCACATTTTATTTCCTCATCGCGTTGCGGGGCATCTATTTAATCTATTTCGGCATCCTGGTGTCTTACCTTTGGAGGAACCAGGATGCCGTGAAATACGACTGGAATATATTCCTGTGGCTGATGCTGAGCATGATACTGGTGATCATCATCAACCTGAGCCGTCCGGCCGGATACTCCGGGAATATTCCGGTCGATGTCATACTTATCCTCGTGGTCTATCTGGCCATGCCCATGCGGCTGCTGTTCAGGACGTTGGGCGCATTGATCTTTACCTTAAGCGATATATTTATATTTTTCATCCTTCGGCATGCGACATCGTCGGTGGGCGAATATGCCGCCATTTTTTCACTGGTGATGGCGAATGTGATCGGTATTTACGCATCGGCCCGCCTGTACTCCTTCAGGAGGAGTTCGTTTAAAGCCAGCCATGAAGAGCGAATCGCCCGCAATGAGATTAAAAAGGATGCCGAGATCTGGCAGGCGACCTTCGATTCAATCAGAGACCTGGTATCAATACAGGATTCTCAGTACCGCCTGGTGCGGGTCAATAAGGCCTACAGGGAAGCCTTCGGGCAAACACCGGGCGTGCCGATAGGAAGCCATTGCTACGAGGTGGTGCACGGCACTTCCGAACCTATCGCTACCTGCCCCCACCGGCAGGTGTTGCAGACAGGTAAGTCGGCAACTACCGAGATTTTCGAGCCGCGACTGGGCGTCTACCTCGAGATCTCATGTTCGCCTATCATCCGTGAGGACGGTACACTCGAAGGCACAGTGCACATTGCCAAAGACATCACCGCGCGTAAAAGGCTGGAGGAGAAGCTGACTCAGATGGCGACCATGGATAACCTGACCGGCCTGCCCAACAGGGCATTACTCAACGACCGCTTCGACATCGCCCTGGCCAATGCCCGGCGTAAGAATGAGTCTATGGCCTTTATGATACTGGACCTCGACCGCTTTAAAAATATCAACGACTCATTCGGGCATGCCGTCGGCGATATGCTGCTGGTGGCGGTCGCCGGCAGGCTGACCGCGCTGCTGCGTAAAGGCGATACGGTGGCCCGAATAGGCGGGGACGAGTTCGCCGTGCTGCTGCCCGAGATAAAAAGAGCAGAGGACGCCACCCAGCTCGCGCAGAAGATCATTGAAGCTTTCCATGAGCCCTTCAGCCTCGACGGCAGACAACTGTCGGTAACCACCAGTATAGGTATCGCCGGATATCCCGCCGACGGCGAGGACCTGGAGACCCTGGCAAAAAATGCCGATACCGCCATGTATCAGGCCAAGGAAAAAGGCCGCAATATCTATAAAATGTACGAAGGCTATTAG
- a CDS encoding PAS domain S-box protein: protein MSARDKGESAKKSKKATVKKTTRKKAGAGSAAHQLVFVSADETRYSELFNHMSSGVAVYEAVDDGEDFIIKDFNPAAERIERISRDEVLGQRVTEVFPGVKDLGLLEVLQKVWRKGESQYLPDSIYRDSRDPGSWREHWVYRMQSGEIVSIYNDITERRLAEHALRQSEVRMNSILSAMTELVFVLDDEGRFVSYHGASQELYADPDAFMGKKYSDIMPPHFNELAADAIARNRAGETLRMEYSLQMPVGLQHYAATMSPIMIDGRYNGSVLVARNVTESRLSLEALSASEEKFRTLVENINDLMYTLDAEGHVTYASPAVERFTKYKVAELIGQPFMPLIHPDDLPGLLGSFDRLLSGQLEPWEFRVLDKDGRIIWVRSSSRPVYNEGKIVEINALMTDITEHKQTEFALRESDERLKLTLEAVNEGVFDWTIPENKAVYSPSNYTMLGYEPYEFPQDPQAWKDLVHPDDVDEGEREVRDHIEIGEGYSVEVRMRAKSGEWHWILIRGRVVEKDAGGKAIRIVGTHSDITSRKQAEQLLSRQREEYRTILDSVPLIITYIDRNGRIIRINKAGADALGMPPREVVGKTFKDFFPPDQAERFLTLSRQVMETKIHLVGRVGSTILPSQKVIWTHTDIVPYLDSNDNAIGSINVVMDITGRKLAEDALQESGERFRNMANLLPQTIFETDEKGNFTFVSSQGYQTFGYTEADVAAGMHVLQTIIPEDHARAVESIARRIGGEKFPPNEYTAITKDGRTFPVLVYADPILKAGVYAGMRGMLIDITERKQMEQNLKESIERLHKTLGDAVVTMGAIVEMKDPYTAGHQLQVARLAAAIAQEMGLQEEQVNIIRTAAAIHDIGKIYVPSDILAKPGKLGALEVSIIRTHAQGSYDILKNIDFGGPVAQIALQHHERLDGSGYPHGLKESGIMLEARILAVADVVEAISSHRPYRPSLGIENALAEIQQNRGKLYDPGAVDACLRIFNEHRFQFE, encoded by the coding sequence ATGTCTGCCAGAGATAAAGGCGAGAGTGCCAAAAAGAGCAAGAAGGCGACTGTCAAGAAAACCACTCGCAAAAAGGCCGGCGCCGGCAGTGCCGCACATCAGCTCGTATTTGTCTCGGCAGACGAGACACGCTACAGCGAACTCTTCAACCACATGAGCAGCGGGGTGGCCGTTTACGAGGCGGTGGATGACGGGGAAGACTTTATCATCAAAGACTTCAACCCTGCCGCCGAGAGAATCGAGCGCATAAGCCGCGATGAAGTGCTTGGCCAGCGCGTTACCGAGGTCTTCCCGGGCGTTAAAGACCTCGGTCTGCTGGAAGTATTACAGAAGGTCTGGCGCAAGGGCGAATCCCAGTATCTACCCGATAGTATATACCGCGATAGTCGCGATCCCGGCTCATGGCGCGAGCACTGGGTATACCGCATGCAAAGCGGCGAAATCGTTTCGATCTATAACGACATTACCGAGCGCAGGCTGGCCGAACACGCTCTGCGCCAGTCCGAGGTCAGGATGAACAGCATCCTCTCAGCCATGACTGAGCTGGTATTTGTCCTTGATGACGAGGGCAGGTTTGTGAGCTACCACGGCGCATCTCAGGAGCTTTACGCCGATCCCGACGCCTTCATGGGCAAAAAATACAGCGACATTATGCCTCCTCATTTCAATGAGCTAGCCGCTGATGCCATCGCCCGAAACAGGGCGGGAGAAACCTTACGTATGGAATACAGCCTCCAGATGCCGGTCGGCTTACAGCATTACGCCGCGACCATGTCTCCTATTATGATCGACGGCAGGTATAACGGATCCGTGCTGGTGGCGCGCAATGTAACGGAGAGCCGACTATCTTTAGAGGCGCTGAGCGCCAGCGAGGAGAAATTCCGCACGCTGGTTGAGAATATCAATGATTTAATGTACACGCTGGACGCTGAGGGTCATGTCACCTACGCCAGCCCAGCCGTTGAGCGCTTCACCAAGTATAAGGTCGCCGAGCTGATCGGGCAGCCGTTCATGCCCTTGATTCACCCGGATGATTTGCCGGGCCTGCTTGGAAGCTTCGACCGTTTGCTCTCGGGCCAGCTTGAGCCCTGGGAATTTCGTGTCCTGGATAAAGACGGCCGTATTATCTGGGTCCGCTCCTCCAGCCGTCCTGTCTATAACGAGGGCAAAATAGTTGAGATCAATGCTCTGATGACCGACATAACGGAACATAAGCAGACCGAATTTGCGTTGCGGGAGAGCGATGAGCGCCTCAAACTAACGCTGGAGGCGGTCAACGAAGGCGTGTTTGACTGGACCATCCCGGAAAACAAAGCAGTCTACAGCCCCAGCAACTATACCATGCTCGGCTACGAGCCGTACGAGTTCCCCCAGGATCCCCAGGCATGGAAGGACCTGGTCCACCCTGACGACGTCGATGAAGGGGAGAGGGAGGTCCGCGATCATATAGAGATCGGAGAGGGTTATTCGGTTGAGGTTCGCATGCGTGCCAAATCGGGTGAGTGGCACTGGATACTGATACGCGGCAGGGTGGTGGAAAAGGATGCGGGAGGAAAGGCCATCAGGATAGTAGGGACGCATTCAGACATAACCAGTCGCAAACAGGCGGAGCAACTGCTGAGCAGGCAGCGGGAGGAATACCGCACTATCCTGGACTCGGTGCCGCTGATAATAACCTATATTGACAGGAACGGACGCATTATCCGTATTAACAAAGCGGGCGCGGATGCTCTGGGAATGCCACCCAGAGAGGTGGTGGGCAAAACGTTTAAGGACTTCTTCCCCCCAGATCAGGCGGAGCGCTTCCTGACGCTCAGTCGCCAGGTAATGGAAACCAAAATACACTTGGTTGGCAGGGTGGGCAGCACCATACTGCCTTCACAGAAGGTTATCTGGACTCATACTGATATCGTGCCCTATCTTGACAGTAACGACAATGCGATAGGCAGTATCAATGTCGTGATGGATATCACCGGGCGTAAGCTGGCGGAAGATGCGCTTCAGGAGAGCGGGGAACGCTTCAGGAACATGGCCAACCTGCTGCCCCAGACGATTTTCGAGACCGACGAGAAAGGCAATTTCACCTTCGTCAGCAGCCAGGGATACCAGACATTCGGCTATACCGAGGCGGACGTCGCCGCAGGTATGCACGTGCTTCAGACCATTATTCCCGAGGACCACGCAAGGGCAGTAGAAAGTATAGCGAGGAGGATCGGCGGGGAAAAGTTCCCTCCCAACGAGTACACGGCCATAACAAAAGATGGAAGAACATTCCCGGTCCTTGTTTATGCGGACCCCATTCTTAAAGCAGGCGTCTATGCCGGCATGCGCGGTATGCTGATCGACATTACCGAGCGCAAGCAAATGGAGCAAAACCTCAAGGAGAGCATCGAAAGGCTGCACAAGACACTGGGTGACGCAGTAGTAACCATGGGCGCCATAGTCGAGATGAAAGACCCCTATACGGCCGGCCATCAGCTGCAAGTAGCCCGGCTGGCGGCAGCCATCGCGCAGGAGATGGGGCTGCAAGAGGAGCAGGTGAATATTATCCGGACCGCTGCAGCCATACACGACATCGGCAAAATCTATGTCCCCTCGGATATACTGGCCAAGCCCGGCAAGCTGGGCGCACTCGAGGTTTCCATCATCAGGACCCATGCCCAGGGCAGCTATGACATCTTGAAGAACATCGACTTCGGTGGTCCGGTTGCCCAGATAGCCCTGCAGCATCACGAGAGGCTGGACGGCTCGGGCTATCCGCACGGGCTGAAGGAGAGCGGGATCATGCTTGAGGCCAGAATCCTGGCCGTTGCCGACGTGGTGGAGGCCATTTCATCGCACCGCCCCTACCGGCCCTCTCTGGGCATCGAAAACGCCCTCGCGGAGATACAACAGAACAGGGGCAAGCTCTACGATCCCGGCGCAGTCGATGCCTGCCTCAGAATATTCAACGAGCACCGCTTTCAATTTGAGTGA